A genomic segment from Coccinella septempunctata chromosome 3, icCocSept1.1, whole genome shotgun sequence encodes:
- the LOC123310431 gene encoding uncharacterized protein LOC123310431, with product MAKSRVSPIKNIVSIPRLELQAAVLGSRLAVTIKENHSLNIHKCFYWTDSKTVAGWIKANPTIFKPFVAHRVSEIVENTDAREWNWISTKENVADDATRENYQNEWKTGGRWLEGPPFLKNKTEEWPQYQIPDFDTSENKKCFVGVTVKVNLTEALPKITRFSRWLKLIRTTAWMLRFLQQVKKKSPIDGELTTSEVEIAEKLWIRCVQSEDFSEEFQSLKSSGMVESYSKLSKLSPILDHEDIIRVRSRIIYSNDLTDDAKFPIILEPKNYFTKLLIRYYHNKAAHSGQEFVANELRQRYWILNMRSAVRNSWTECQFCKNRRAKPEIPEMAPLPESRLGSFVRPFTTTGMDYFGPMQVSIGRRREKRYGVLFTCMSTRAVHLEIAHSLTTDSAIMAIRRLIGRRGCPKRIFSDNGTNLRGAERELKNAIENFDQNRMTSSMTTNNIEFNFIPPSAPHMGGSWERLVKSIKITLSIILKDKSPQEEVLQTLLIEAESLVNSRPLVHVSLDNADSEALTPNHFLIGTSSAAQIPGKFDENDLVTRKQWRKSQLLADHFWRRWIKEYLPVLTKRTKWFSSSKRKIGIGDVVIIIDSQFSRNTWPKGIVTAVYPGADGNIRVVDVKTTIGTYRRPLTKLCLLDLEGNYEKK from the coding sequence ATGGCAAAATCAAGAGTTTCACCTATCAAGAACATCGTTTCGATTCCTAGACTTGAACTTCAAGCTGCAGTTTTGGGTAGCAGATTAGCAGTGACTATAAAAGAGAACCATAGTTTGAATATCCACAAATGTTTCTATTGGACTGATTCCAAAACAGTAGCTGGATGGATAAAAGCTAATCCAACTATTTTCAAGCCATTTGTTGCCCATCGAGTGTCTGAAATTGTAGAAAATACCGATGCTAGAGAATGGAATTGGATATCGACAAAAGAAAATGTTGCCGATGATGCCACGAGGGAAAATTATCAAAATGAATGGAAAACTGGTGGCAGATGGTTGGAAGGGCCTCCTTTCCTTAAGAATAAAACTGAAGAATGGCCCCAATATCAGATTCCCGATTTTGATActtcggaaaataaaaaatgttttgtagGTGTAACCGTTAAGGTGAATTTAACAGAAGCCTTGCCAAAAATTACCAGATTCTCAAGGTGGTTAAAACTCATTCGTACAACAGCTTGGATGTTGAGATTTTTACAACAAGTCAAGAAGAAATCACCCATAGATGGAGAACTGACGACGAGCGAAGTGGAAATAGCCGAAAAACTATGGATAAGATGTGTTCAAAGTGAAGATTTTTCAGAAGAATTCCAGTCTCTTAAGTCAAGTGGAATGGTTGAATCATATAGCAAATTGTCCAAACTGTCTCCAATTTTAGATCACGAAGATATTATACGGGTCCGGAGCAGAATAATATATTCCAACGATTTAACGGATGATGCAAAATTTCCCATCATACTCGagccaaaaaattatttcacaaaattACTAATTCGTTATTATCACAACAAAGCAGCACATAGTGGACAAGAATTTGTCGCCAACGAACTACGCCAACGATATTGGATTCTGAATATGAGGTCAGCGGTCAGAAATTCTtggacagaatgtcagttttgcAAAAACAGAAGAGCAAAACCTGAAATTCCAGAGATGGCCCCACTGCCAGAATCCCGACTAGGTTCGTTCGTAAGACCTTTCACTACGACCGGTATGGACTATTTTGGACCTATGCAAGTTTCAATTGGCCGTAGACGTGAAAAGAGATATGGGGTACTCTTCACTTGCATGAGCACCCGTGCAGTTCATCTGGAAATAGCTCATTCATTGACCACAGATTCGGCGATAATGGCAATCAGAAGATTAATCGGTCGAAGAGGATGCCCCAagagaatattttcagataatggCACAAATCTACGAGGAGCAGAAAGAGAGCTGAAAAATGCAATAGAAAATTTTGACCAAAACAGAATGACATCAAGCATGAcaacaaataatattgaatttaacTTCATTCCTCCTTCTGCTCCTCACATGGGTGGCAGCTGGGAGCGTTTAGTTAAATCGATAAAGATAACACTGAGTATTATCTTAAAAGATAAATCTCCACAAGAAGAAGTTTTACAAACTTTATTGATTGAAGCGGAAAGTTTAGTGAATAGTCGGCCTTTAGTTCACGTTTCACTGGACAATGCAGATAGTGAAGCACTCACACCGAACCATTTTTTGATAGGTACTTCCAGCGCAGCTCAGATCCCAGGAAAATTTGACGAGAATGATTTAGTCACAAGAAAACAGTGGAGAAAATCACAACTTTTGGCTGATCACTTTTGGCGACGCTGGATCAAGGAATATCTTCCTGTCCTGACAAAAAGAACGAAGTGGTTCTCATCTTCTAAAAGAAAAATTGGTATTGGCGATGTAGTCATCATTATCGACTCGCAATTTTCGAGAAACACATGGCCTAAAGGTATTGTCACTGCAGTATATCCCGGTGCAGATGGAAACATTAGAGTGGTCGATGTTAAAACAACTATTGGAACCTACAGACGGCCTCTCACCAAATTATGTTTACTTGATCTGGAAGGAAATTATGAAAAGAAGTAA
- the LOC123310432 gene encoding uncharacterized protein LOC123310432, with amino-acid sequence MENKSAKSLPVRKSQRNNKGRPPSRYGYEKSDFDNVRRNENEKGVFIRSEKEMDEISQNKSVTTRKSSKVSSSKSQRCQLLEIELERERKLAEIEKKLLDKEIEFKMAQLKYRTSSDLSYDEEIKSVASKSSFVEKWVNTYDPNPEYKYVVNSQKPKNSNNPENMAEELTIKQFMARQSFSKELPVFSGEPGEWMNFIHQFRETTKICGFSTAENMVRLQKSLKGKAKEFVSALLTFTQEVDRIIETLEMRYGRPEVIIQDLIDSVRKIPDMKEEKLDTVLDFSNKVQNLTVTIQSLNCEEYSSNPQLLCDVVRKLSPNLKLEWGRKVVELKKELKKVSIMEFSQWLAETSEAVMYVVPEHDQEKRKKYVCSTSIQQEKTVYKCKYCKKDGHKVEKCNSFKKIEIDNRWNWARENKVCFTCLSSSHHTKFCRSKKKCDVNGCLFKHNPLLHKEPEKNSYLEERVNHHIKGREKNVLFRIAPVELTGPKGKVLTYALFDEASTITMIDAKLADEIGATGPCEALKIKWTNSMTSEETDSKRVNMQIRGKNEETNYLLNDVRTVKNLCLPVQSVDMKSMSQKFRYLQNLKLSSLVNAQPRILIGQDNIDLIIAREVHEGGKNDPVLSKSKLGWVLHGNIGKNYLGRVDEEFSFFVMHQYEELEELVKNSFKIECLGVKYYNKEQNPDVLRAEAILEKTTRRIGPNKWETGLLWKNDDVELPNNKFTALTRLKSIERKMVINEAFGIEYEKKIEEYLEKGYARKLSYSEVQQRSGRRWFLPHFAVTNKNKPGKIRFVFDAAAKTNGVSLNDVLLKGPDLLNSLLGVIFKFRQRNIAVTADIQEMFHRVLIRPEDRNAQLFLWKGRGTYERNPEVYEMVAMIFGAVSSPTSAQFVMRKNAAEFKQSYPKAFEAITERHYVDDYLDSFDTIEEAKEVTSDVIEVQRRGGFTIRNWASNSKEVLRNIPEEYRSNHQKNMNLEKEAVLPTERILGLFWNPNEDTFSFSIKWSNEEIRTLTQKSVTKREVLKAVMSIFDPFGFLST; translated from the coding sequence ATGGAGAACAAATCTGCGAAGTCCTTACCTGTAAGAAAAAGCCAACGAAATAATAAAGGTAGACCTCCAAGTAGATATGGATATGAAAAATCTGACTTTGACAACGTCAggagaaatgaaaatgaaaaaggagTTTTTATAAGGTCCGAAAAAGAAATGGATGAGATCTCCCAAAACAAGTCAGTCACAACCCGGAAAAGCAGCAAAGTTTCGAGTAGCAAATCCCAAAGATGTCAGCTATTAGAAATAGAACTCGAAAGAGAACGGAAATTGGCAGAAATCGAAAAGAAATTATTGGATAAAGAAATTGAATTCAAAATGGCACAACTGAAATATAGAACCTCTAGCGATCTCTCATACGACGAAGAAATAAAATCTGTGGCCAGCAAGTCgtcttttgtagaaaaatgggTGAATACGTACGATCCCAATCCAGAATACAAATATGTAGTTAATTCTCAAAAACCTAAAAATTCTAATAATCCTGAAAATATGGCGGAAGAGCtgacgataaaacaatttaTGGCTCGACAATCTTTCAGCAAAGAACTTCCAGTATTTTCCGGAGAACCAGGGGAGTGGATGAACTTCATTCATCAATTCAGAGAAACTACTAAGATTTGCGGATTTTCAACAGCAGAAAACATGGTTCGGTTACAAAAAAGCCTCAAAGGTAAGGCTAAAGAATTTGTAAGTGCTCTACTAACATTCACACAAGAAGTAGACAGAATAATTGAGACCCTTGAGATGAGATATGGTAGACCAGAAGTTATTATTCAAGATCTCATTGACTCTGTGAGAAAAATTCCTGAtatgaaagaagaaaaattagacACTGTTTTGGATTTCTCAAATAAAGTTCAAAATTTAACAGTAACTATCCAAAGCCTCAACTGCGAGGAGTACTCCTCAAATCCTCAGTTACTGTGCGATGTCGTGAGAAAACTAAGTCCGAACCTGAAATTGGAATGGGGGAGGAAAGTTGTGGAGCTGAAAAAAGAACTCAAGAAGGTTTCTATAATGGAGTTCTCTCAATGGTTAGCTGAAACTAGCGAAGCTGTCATGTATGTTGTACCAGAACATGATCAAGAGAAAAGGAAGAAATATGTGTGTTCTACATCTATCCAACAGGAGAAAACAGTTTATAAATGTAAATATTGCAAGAAAGACGGACATAAGGTTGAAAAATGCAATTCCTTCAAGAAAATTGAAATCGATAATCGTTGGAATTGGGCCAGAGAAAACAAAGTATGTTTCACCTGCCTTTCGTCCTCCCATCATACAAAATTCTGCAGAAGCAAAAAGAAGTGTGACGTGAATGGTTGTCTCTTCAAACACAATCCTTTACTTCATAAAGaaccagaaaaaaattcttatttgGAAGAGCGAGTCAATCACCACATCAAGGGAAGAGAGAAGAACGTTCTTTTTAGGATAGCCCCCGTTGAACTCACTGGTCCTAAAGGAAAAGTTCTAACATATGCACTTTTCGACGAAGCTTCCACCATTACTATGATCGACGCCAAGTTAGCAGATGAAATTGGTGCGACCGGACCTTGTGAAGCGCTGAAGATAAAATGGACAAACAGTATGACCTCTGAGGAGACAGATTCGAAAAGGGTTAATATGCAGATACGcggaaaaaatgaagaaactaATTATCTTCTGAACGATGTCAGAACAGTCAAAAATCTATGTCTTCCGGTTCAGTCAGTTGATATGAAAAGTATGTCACAAAAATTTCGATACCTGCAGAACTTAAAATTATCATCTTTAGTCAATGCACAACCAAGAATTCTTATTGGACAGGATAATATAGACCTAATTATTGCCAGAGAAGTTCACGAAGGAGGAAAAAATGATCCAGTTCTATCGAAGTCAAAATTAGGATGGGTTTTACACGGAAATATCGGCAAAAATTATTTGGGGCGAGTAGACGAAGAATTTTCCTTCTTTGTTATGCATCAATATGAAGAATTGGAAGAACTtgtaaaaaattcattcaaaattgagTGTTTAGGAGtgaaatattataataaagAACAAAATCCGGACGTACTTCGAGCTGAAGCAATTCTAGAAAAAACCACGAGAAGAATTGGTCCAAACAAATGGGAAACTGGCCTTTTGTGGAAAAACGATGATGTCGAATTACCGAACAATAAATTCACTGCTTTGACTAGGCTCAAGTCTATCGAAAGAAAGATGGTTATAAATGAAGCATTTGGAATCgaatatgaaaagaaaattgaagagtATTTGGAGAAAGGTTATGCTAGAAAATTGTCCTACAGTGAAGTCCAACAAAGAAGCGGACGTAGGTGGTTTCTACCACATTTTGCCGTGACCAATAAAAACAAACCAGGCAAAATACGATTCGTTTTCGATGCTGCGGCGAAAACAAATGGTGTTAGTCTAAACGACGTTCTTCTGAAAGGTCCCGATCTGTTGAACTCCCTActtggagtaatttttaaatTCAGACAAAGAAACATTGCAGTAACAGCAgatattcaagaaatgtttcatAGAGTTTTAATCAGACCAGAAGACAGAAATGCACAACTTTTCCTTTGGAAAGGTAGAGGAACGTATGAAAGAAATCCCGAAGTGTACGAAATGGTGGCCATGATATTCGGTGCCGTTTCATCACCAACCTCAGCTCAATTCGTCATGAGGAAGAACGCAGCAGAATTCAAACAATCCTATCCGAAAGCATTTGAAGCCATCACTGAAAGACATTATGTTGATGATTACCTGGATAGCTTCGATACCATCGAGGAGGCAAAGGAGGTGACATCGGATGTAATCGAGGTTCAAAGACGAGGTGGCTTCACAATCAGAAACTGGGCGAGTAATTCCAAAGAAGTTTTGAGAAATATTCCGGAGGAATACAGAAGTAACcatcaaaaaaatatgaatctCGAAAAAGAAGCAGTTCTACCAACCGAAAGAATTTTAGGTCTTTTCTGGAACCCTAACGAAGATACATTCTCCTTTTCAATTAAATGGAGCAATGAGGAGATAAGGACTTTGACACAGAAGAGTGTCACAAAAAGAGAAGTTTTGAAGGCAGTTATGAGTATTTTTGATCCATTCGGATTTTTGAGTACCTAA